The following coding sequences lie in one Desmodus rotundus isolate HL8 chromosome 1, HLdesRot8A.1, whole genome shotgun sequence genomic window:
- the FAM234A gene encoding protein FAM234A → MDRKDLEAEIHPLKNEDAKLQENLGSQLKKEENLKGAAPQQSRLSRCRTAAFFLSLFICLLVVFVISFIIPCPDRLELQGMWRIDYNTAVTYDFLATKDINRDKVQDVLFLYKNTRGGNDFNQSCTDEGFSSPCSFMAAVSGANSSILWERPAAQDGGLVLCDMAQPRDSGAASACILVGSAGSFIAVNSSTGETLWRQPSSFRRNTSILSPLLQVPDLDADGAPDLLVLTQEEKEVSSYLYSGSTGHQIGHRGSLSVDKTSGFLLYVTRAGAHYILLSCASSLCGRSVKDIYEKVTGRDSPLRRDPSWEDMLNATKHGLFLHSPGAISHLMNVPGNGGEDLLLVGSEACMLLDGQELAPRWTFGIAQVLRKPTLGHYKPDTLAVVIENGTGIDRQILLLDLSTGAVLWSQALPGLPGHPQSASLPTADHRSAFFFWGLHELVGANQTEPRDSQHSLYMFHPTLPGVLLELANISANIVAFQVALFEPGRHAACILLTGPASADAPGLVSMAKHKVQDLILSSRVVRLTEGVPDSDQAIRDRLSRLRYRSET, encoded by the exons ATGGACCGCAAGGACTTGGAAGCTGAAATCCACCCCTTAAAGAACGAAGACGCGAAATTGCAGGAGAACCTGGGGAGCCAGTTGAAAAAGGAGGAGAACTTGAAAGGTGCGGCGCCTCAGCAGTCTCGCCTTTCCCGATGCCGGACGGCGGCGTTTTTCCTCTCGCTGTTCATCTGCCTCTTGGTGGTGTTTGTGATTTCCTTCATCATCCCGTGTCCGGACAGGCTGGAGTTACAGGGGATGTGGAGGATCGACTACAACACAGCAG tcaccTACGACTTTCTGGCCACAAAAGACATAAACAGGGACAAGGTCCAAGATGTTCTCTTCCTTTATAAAAATACCAGGGGCGGCAACGATTTCAACCAGTCCTGCACCGATGAAG gcttttcctctccctgctccttcaTGGCCGCCGTGTCCGGAGCCAACAGCAGCATTCTCTGGGagaggcctgcagcccaggatggagGCCTCGTGCTGTGTGATATGGCTCAGCCGAGGGACAGTGGGGCAGCTTCCGCCTGCATCCTCGTGGGCAGCGCTGGTTCTTTCATCGCGGTCAACTCATCTACAG GGGAGACCCTGTGGAGACAGCCCAGCAGCTTCAGAAGGAACACTTCCATCCTAAGCCCGTTACTCCAGGTGCCTGACCTTGATGCCGATGGGGCCCCAGATCTGCTGGTTCTCACCCAAGAGGAAAAGGAG GTTAGCAGCTACCTCTATTCAGGCAGCACTGGGCACCAGATTGGCCACCGGGGCAGCCTCAGTGTGGACAAGACCAGTGGCTTCCTCCTTTACGTCACGAGGGCAGGCGCCCACTACATCCTCCTTTCCTGCG CAAGTTCCCTCTGTGGCCGCTCTGTGAAGGACATCTATGAAAAAGTGACCGGGAGAGACAGCCCACTAAGGAGAGACCCCAGCTGGGAGGACATGCTCAACGCCACCAAGCACGGGCTGTTTTTACACAG CCCTGGAGCCATCAGTCATCTGATGAACGTTCCCGGGAACGGCGGCGAGGACCTCCTCCTCGTGGGTTCGGAGGCCTGCATGCTGCTGGACGGACAGGAGCTGGCCCCCCGGTGGACCTTCGGCATAGCCCAGGTCCTCAG AAAACCCACTCTTGGTCACTACAAACCTGACACCCTGGCTGTGGTCATTGAAAATGGAACCGGCATTGACAGACAG atcCTGCTCCTGGACCTCAGCACTGGGGCCGTCCTGTGGAGCCAGGCCCTTCCAGGCCTGCCTGGGCACCCCCAGTCTGCCAGCCTGCCCACCGCAGACCACCGCTCAGCCTTCTTCTTCTGGGGCCTCCACGAGCTGGTCGGTGCCAACCAGACG GAGCCCAGAGACAGCCAGCACAGCCTGTACATGTTTCACCCCACCCTGCCCGGTGTCCTGCTGGAGCTGGCCAACATCTCTGCCAACATCGTGGCCTTCCAAG TGGCCCTGTTTGAGCCGGGCCGCCATGCCGCCTGCATCCTCCTCACGGGCCCAGCCAGCGCGGATGCGCCCGGCCTGGTCTCCATGGCCAAGCACAAGGTACAGGACCTCATCCTGAGCAGCCGAGTGGTTCGCCTGACGGAGGGTGTGCCCGACAGCGACCAGGCCATCAGGGACCGGCTCTCCCGCCTGCGGTACCGGAGCGAGACCTAG